A window of Staphylococcus sp. 17KM0847 contains these coding sequences:
- a CDS encoding DUF4352 domain-containing protein translates to MIKIKLSTFNDLSTTEDGQPKVLKVDMTVKNNSDEEIPVGGDVKVYVDGKQAKSYPINDQLLNSLSPGREISGSAGFAINGEFKKIELEFQPLTSLSSKRYIYEIQPN, encoded by the coding sequence ATCATAAAAATAAAACTAAGTACTTTTAATGATCTATCCACCACAGAAGATGGACAGCCAAAAGTTCTTAAAGTGGACATGACTGTAAAAAACAATTCTGATGAAGAGATTCCTGTTGGCGGAGACGTCAAAGTATACGTTGATGGTAAACAGGCTAAATCGTACCCAATTAATGACCAACTACTTAATTCTTTATCTCCCGGAAGAGAAATCAGTGGCTCTGCAGGATTTGCGATTAATGGGGAATTTAAAAAGATAGAACTAGAATTCCAACCTTTAACATCTTTATCTAGCAAACGATACATCTATGAAATTCAACCAAATTAA